The following proteins come from a genomic window of Anas platyrhynchos isolate ZD024472 breed Pekin duck chromosome 20, IASCAAS_PekinDuck_T2T, whole genome shotgun sequence:
- the LOC101804875 gene encoding E3 ubiquitin-protein ligase TRIM39, which translates to MALSGALERLQEEAICSICLEYMTEPVSVDCGHNFCHGCITKHCQEKCLWNDAPFSCPQCRAPCRRSSLRPNRQLANIVESIRQLRLGGGVAPGTLLCTQHDERLKLFCEVDEEAICVVCRESQHHRSHTVYPIEEAAQVYKVKLQKVLEHLSKEVEDMKKCESVAKMKIQECKETVKKKRERIVSEFGKLHRLLAAEEKLLLQKLEEEEKQILVMISESMFRLVEQKSLLDELILEIKEKMHLPDEGLLKDMKCILSRCEAVKFQTPKAVSVTLKEDYSIPERCLGMREMLKKFKVDVTLDPETAHPDLILSEDHKSVRRGGRKLLLSFFDNTRRFNSAPVVLGVQFFFSGRHYWEVHVGDKPEWGLGLCKEAASRKGNILFSPNNGYWVLRLQNGGNYEALTCPVSHLTLSIRPRCIGIFLDYEAGEISFYNVTDRSHLYTFTDKFSGKLRPLFYLGSFLGGKNAEPLVISWMRDMQGTGCIVL; encoded by the exons ATGGCCCTCTCCGGAGccctggagcggctgcaggaggaggccaTCTGCTCTATCTGCCTGGAGTACATGACTGAGCCCGTCAGTGTCGACTGCGGGCACAACTTCTGCCACGGCTGCATCACCAAGCACTGCCAGGAGAAGTGTCTCTGGAATGACGCGCCCTTCTCCTGCCCGCAGTGCCGGGCCCCCTGCCGCCGCAGCAGCCTGCGCCCCAACAGGCAGCTGGCCAACATCGTGGAGAGCATCCGgcagctgaggctggggggCGGCGTGGCGCCAGGGACCCTACTCTGTACCCAGCATGACGAGCGCCTCAAGCTCTTCTGTGAGGTGGATGAAGAGGCCATCTGCGTGGTGTGCCGGGAGTCCCAGCACCACCGCTCCCACACCGTCTACCCCATCGAGGAGGCTGCACAGGTGTACAAG GTGAAACTCCAGAAAGTGTTGGAACATCTTTCCAAGGAAGTAGAGGATATGAAGAAATGTGAGTCAGTGGCAAAGATGAAAATCCAGGAGTGCAAG GAGACAGTGAAGAAAAAGCGGGAGAGGATTGTGAGCGAGTTTGGGAAGCTGCATcggctgctggctgctgaggaGAAGCTGCTTCTTCagaagctggaggaggaggagaagcagatTCTAGTGATGATCTCTGAAAGCATGTTTAGGCTGGTGGAGCAGAAGTCCTTGCTGGATGAGCTGATCCTGGAGATAAAGGAGAAAATGCACCTGCCGGACGAGGGGCTTCTCAAG GACATGAAATGCATCCTGAGCAG GTGTGAAGCGGTGAAGTTCCAGACCCCTAAAGCTGTGTCTGTGACCCTGAAGGAGGACTACAGCATTCCGGAGCGCTGTCTGGGCATGAGGGAAATGCTGAAGAAGTTCAAAG TGGACGTGACTCTAGACCCTGAGACAGCGCACCCTGATCTTATCCTATCTGAGGACCACAAGAGCGTGCGGCGTGGGGGCAGGAAACTGCTCCTGTCCTTCTTTGACAACACCAGGAGGTTTAACTCTGCTCCGGTGGTGCTGGGAGTGCAGTTCTTCTTCTCAGGTCGCCACTACTGGGAGGTGCATGTGGGAGACAAGCCGGAGTGGGGCTTAGGGCTGTGCAAGGAGGCTGCCAGCCGGAAAGGCAACATCCTCTTCTCTCCAAACAATGGCTACTGGGTGCTACGGCTGCAAAATGGCGGCAACTATGAGGCCCTGACCTGTCCCGTCTCCCATCTGACCCTGAGCATCAGACCCCGGTGCATCGGCATCTTCCTGGACTACGAGGCTGGAGAAATCTCCTTCTACAACGTGACCGACCGCTCCCACCTTTACACTTTCACTGATAAGTTCTCAGGGAAGCTCCGGCCTCTTTTCTACCTGGGTTCCTTCTTGGGGGGCAAAAATGCAGAGCCCTTGGTGATCTCCTGGATGAGGGACATGCAGGGGACTGGCTGCATCGTCCTGTAA
- the LOC101800424 gene encoding LOW QUALITY PROTEIN: C-C motif chemokine 3 (The sequence of the model RefSeq protein was modified relative to this genomic sequence to represent the inferred CDS: inserted 1 base in 1 codon): MKSSTAALAVLVAALCCQVLSSPAAVNFSGPCCVKYSSKSFSSRHVTMYQNTSSHCPQPGVIFTTFKGKSFCGNPKDEXGPEYPETAQGPG, encoded by the exons ATGAAGTCCTCCACAGCTGCCCTTGCTGTTCTTGtggctgccctctgctgccaggtcctctcttctccag ctgctgtcaACTTCTCCGGTCCCTGCTGTGTCAAATACTCGAGCAAAAGTTTTTCCTCAAGACATGTGACAATGTATCAGAACACAAGTAGCCACTGTCCCCAGCCAGGCGTGAT ATTCACCACATTCAAGGGCAAGTCATTCTGTGGCAACCCCAAAGATG TGGGTCCAGAATATCCTGAAACAGCACAAGGACCAGGCTGA